In Bacteroidota bacterium, one DNA window encodes the following:
- a CDS encoding type II toxin-antitoxin system RelE/ParE family toxin, whose translation MAKRRVVWTKNAESQLQEILQYFSERNKSEEYSFKLYQLFKGELEKVAINPDIGIKTKLYNIRGLIVKNYILFYEIYKELIMVLNVWDCRQDPNKLNIPK comes from the coding sequence ATGGCTAAACGAAGAGTAGTCTGGACAAAAAATGCCGAGAGCCAGTTACAGGAAATCCTTCAATACTTTTCTGAGAGAAATAAGAGTGAAGAATATTCTTTTAAACTTTACCAATTGTTTAAAGGCGAATTGGAAAAAGTAGCAATAAACCCCGATATCGGTATAAAAACCAAATTATATAATATCAGAGGACTAATTGTTAAAAATTACATTTTGTTTTATGAAATATATAAAGAATTGATAATGGTACTTAATGTTTGGGATTGCAGGCAAGATCCGAATAAACTGAATATCCCCAAATAA
- a CDS encoding gliding motility-associated C-terminal domain-containing protein, which translates to MVFESKSITEGWDGQHNGQPAPEGTYVYRVEYAVGGGEMREVDGVVVLLR; encoded by the coding sequence CTGGTCTTTGAAAGCAAAAGCATCACCGAAGGATGGGACGGGCAGCACAACGGACAACCGGCACCGGAAGGAACGTATGTGTATCGGGTGGAGTATGCTGTGGGGGGTGGAGAGATGAGGGAGGTGGATGGGGTGGTGGTGTTGTTGAGGTGA
- a CDS encoding type II toxin-antitoxin system RelE/ParE family toxin: MIREIISYKESFVEFYKSQDNKVRRKIEFVLDLVRYEQHVPVKFFKPLTNTNGIHEIRVITTFKSIRILCFYDKGSLVVLTNCFLKKSQKTPKKEIKLAEKLKDEYLLEKYGGIK, encoded by the coding sequence GTGATTCGTGAAATAATATCTTACAAAGAAAGTTTCGTTGAATTCTATAAATCTCAAGACAATAAAGTCAGAAGAAAAATTGAATTTGTTCTTGATTTAGTAAGATATGAGCAACATGTTCCGGTTAAGTTCTTTAAACCTTTAACCAATACAAACGGTATTCATGAAATCCGAGTAATTACCACTTTCAAAAGTATACGGATTTTATGTTTTTACGATAAAGGAAGCCTGGTTGTTCTAACGAATTGCTTTTTGAAAAAATCTCAGAAAACACCTAAAAAAGAGATAAAACTGGCTGAGAAACTTAAAGATGAATATCTCTTAGAAAAATATGGAGGAATAAAGTGA
- a CDS encoding helix-turn-helix transcriptional regulator: protein MQNITKFEDLLNEQYGIKGTPERDKYESDSLAFRLGVMLKEARKEANMTQEELAKKTGTKKSYISRIERGQSDIQISTYYKLIEIGLGRNLNISIG, encoded by the coding sequence ATGCAAAACATAACAAAGTTTGAAGACCTTTTAAATGAACAATATGGCATAAAAGGTACTCCTGAGCGTGATAAATATGAATCTGATTCTTTGGCTTTCAGGCTTGGTGTAATGTTAAAAGAAGCAAGAAAAGAAGCGAACATGACTCAAGAAGAGCTGGCAAAGAAAACGGGTACAAAAAAAAGTTATATATCCAGAATTGAAAGAGGTCAGAGTGATATACAGATCTCAACGTATTATAAATTAATTGAAATTGGATTGGGAAGGAACCTTAATATTTCAATTGGATAA